Proteins from a genomic interval of Maniola hyperantus chromosome 1, iAphHyp1.2, whole genome shotgun sequence:
- the LOC117985384 gene encoding uncharacterized protein, whose translation MAPPKKIVRRQQEVMIDFLEKNIDMAKGTPVSSPIATAMMKEKWIKLTRKLNSVEGGDKKPVQGWKRYWFTWRHRCSKKAENVHKIKTETPKDLHRFLPLDEIEVRVLQLNQTRKVRPMPVVEFVKERDSDSEQEYDQDLEQTQQVSCVQQSTFPIQVQLKEMNEIKNKRLTTDYNSASNSNRPNSPPPPQWALDLEDRRIAAEERMADALEVIANTMRAQEERRNMLDERIADALANIAGTLQEISSSSQHKNSINHSQSEEHNEMKDVIFL comes from the exons ATGGCACCCCCAAAAAAGATAGTCAGACGACAGCAGGAGGTAATGATAGATTTCTTGGAGAAAAATATAGATATGGCCAAAGGCACCCCGGTGAGCTCTCCTATAGCAACTGCAATGATGAAAGAGAAGTGGATTAAACTCACAAGAAAGCTAAATTCTGTTGAAGGAGGCGATAAGAAGCCTGTCCAGGGTTGGAAAAGa TACTGGTTCACATGGCGACACAGATGCAGTAAGAAAGCTGAAAATGTGCACAAAATTAAAACAGAAACTCCCAAAGATCTGCACAGGTTTCTGCCCCTCGATGAAATTGAAGTGCGAGTGTTACAGTTGAATCAGACGCGAAAAGTCAGACCAATGCCTGTCGTCGAATTTGTTAAAGAACGAGATTCAGATTCAGAGCAAGAATATGACCAAGATCTGGAACAAACGCAGCAGGTTTCATGTGTTCAACAGAGCACTTTCCCTATACAAGTTCAATTAAAGGAAATGAACGAAATCAAAAATAAGAGACTAACGACAG ATTATAACTCCGCATCAAATTCTAACAGACCAAACTCACCACCGCCACCACAATGGGCGTTAGATTTGGAAGATCGCAGGATAGCAGCTGAAGAACGTATGGCTGATGCTCTAGAAGTCATCGCGAACACAATGAGGGCGCAGGAAGAGAGGCGCAACATGCTCGACGAGCGAATAGCCGACGCTTTGGCGAACATTGCGGGCACCCTACAGGAGATCAGCAGCAGTTCACAACACAAGAATTCTATAAACCACTCACAATCAGAGGAACATAATGAAATGAAAGATGTAATATTTCTATAA